Part of the Spea bombifrons isolate aSpeBom1 chromosome 3, aSpeBom1.2.pri, whole genome shotgun sequence genome, CACCTGCCCTCCCCCCCTTGTGTTTTTCCGACGGTCTCGCAGCTGCCCGTCTCTAACCTATTTTTCTGGATTTCTTTGTCTCCGATCGTCACGCtcaccctttttattttttcctccccgtgcTAAATCTGAATCCCAGGTCCGTCATGCCCGTATCAGGCGATGGCTCTGTTTTTGAACTCCCCCCCCAGACTTCTTAACGTGTGAACCGAGTCGAGGGGACGCACCATTTAGTCAGAACACGAAACGAGCTCCTATCACTGTAAGCCGGCTGAGCGGATTAACGCTCATTAACCGCGCTGCGAGCTGCTGTCATGGCAGCAAATATTTACTCCAGGTGAACGGGCAGACCCTGTGCGCAGGTTTATTTAAGGAGAGAAGGAGGTTTATCCAAGGCCTCTGCCTGTGTATCCAGCGAGCGGAGAGCGTGTGAAAGTGTCAATAACGCCCCGACGTGCAGCTGAGCCAATAACCCGAGCTCAAAGTGCGGCCGGCGGTCTGCGGTAATAAATTGCCGTTATTTTCCGCTCTCCGTCGCGTCCGGGTGTCTCCGGTTCTCTCTGAGCTTGTATGGGATCCTTTTCACAGCCAAATGATTCACCCCCACCAAACAAGATGGGGTCAGTTTCAAGCGGGTCTCCCCCCAATTGTTTTATTCCCAGTATCGGATTAAAAATACACTTTCAAGAATAttgccccaatctactagacaatcaccccgactccttatcatactgcccgtggggaacaatagaatggcttagtCTTAATCACAGAGTAGgatactctgactaatgaaagtctatggaggatcggacttcattagcatcgccataaagcatcagctcagtgtggtgtttgagccaggagtcacccaaaatatcacatgactgacagcaacggcggctcccggtctgcagataaagagagtttattgggagaaaataagataaaaccaggtttttatcaccgaccgacattactgtgtacagcgctgggggttaaattactgtatacagcgctgggggggttattactgtatacagcgctgggggttatattactgtatacagcgctggggggttatattactgtatacagcgctggggggttatattactgtatacagcgctgggggttatattactgtatacagcgctgggggttatattactgtatacagcgctggggggttatattactgtatacagcgctggggggttatattactgtatacagcgtgggggttatattactgtatacagcgctgggggttatattactgtatacagtgctggggggttatattactgtatacagcgctggggggttatatcactgtatacagcgctggggggttatattactgtatacagcgctgggggttatattactgtatacagcgctggggggttatattactgtatactgcgctgggggttatattactgtatactgcgctgggggttatattactgtatacagcgctgggggttatattactgtatacagcgctgggggttatattactgtatacagtgctgggggttatattactgtatacagcgctggggggttatattactgtatacagcgctggggggttatattactgtatacagtgctgggggttatattactgtatacagcgctgggggttatattactgtatacagcgctgggggttatattactgtatacagcgctgggggttatattactgtatacagtgctgggggttatattactgtatacagcgctgggggttatattactgtatacagcgctgggggttatattactgtatacagcgctggggggtatattactgtatacagcgctgggggttatattactgtatacagcgctggagggttatattactgtatacagcgctggggattatattactgtatacagcgctgggggttatattactgtatacagcgctgggggtatattactgtatacagcgctgggggttatattactgtatacagcactgggggggttatattactgtatacagcgctggggaggttattactttattatgaaATCATCCAGTAATTTTCTCTTTGGGGAGATTCTTGTGATCGCTGCATCCTCTTTTTCATGGCGAGTTGCTGTTATCGTTCACTGAAGGAATATTATGAGCCTCTTTGTAGTCGCAACAGATTTACAGATTTAAAGAACTCCACAACAAGCATCACCTGTGTTAATATTTGCccgtctgcccgtttctcctgctgtaacgactcaaatcctaatcagtcgttggtctcgtcttagattcaggagccgtatgtctatcccatgtataatgccctcactgtattaccctctaccacttcagctggaATGCAGTTCCACctttctaccaccctctcctaCCAACTTCCTTACATTTTAATCTTTAAACCTATGTGTTTAGCCTTGTCTGTTGTAGTTGTATTTATTACCCAGAAAGGATTGTTGTTTACAATAATATAaaggaatatgcatttttttattgctggtcagtatttattatattaaaggtgctgttccacttagataaAAATTAGTTGCGCTGTTTCTTTTGAAGAATTGTAAGTATAAAAACAACATCGTGAGTTGCTTTTTCAGTTACTAGGACAACTTGTGGGAAAATGCATCCTATGAGTGTCTGTGTCTgtgtttgtgtcacatgacaattaagcgttCCCGGCAAAAATCTTCATAGACAAAATTCTCaccattaaataattatttctgggaagggtttgagcATTAAGCGGGACAACGAATGATGTCTCTAATACTGTATTTAGTTTTAGAACAAAataataggtggaacagcagcttgaAAACACTGAAGTCCCACTGCCTCTCCGAGTAGATCTGCGTCTTGCTCGGAATGAGTGGTTGAAAAAAGTCCGTCACGTTCCCCAATCCCCCAAAGAAGCAAAACCACCCCCCACTGAAGTGATTTCCAATGTGCCTCAAAAAGGGGGGAAATTCCTTCCTGACTCTGAAATGATCTCCAATTTCTcatcaaattaacccttataacccgttatatcctgtatattcctcatattatatactctccccccccgtataactaatcccgtccttataacccgttatatcctgtatattcctcatattatatattatatactctccccccatataactaatcccgtccttataacccgttatatccctgtatattcctcatattatatattatatactctccggccgtataactaatcccgtccttataacccgttataccctgtatattcctcatattatatattatatactctccccccgtataactaatcccgtccttataacccgttatatccctgtatattcctcatattatatactctccccccccgtataactaatcccgtccttataacccgttatatcctgtatattcctcatattatatattatatactctccggccgtataactaatcccgtccttataacccgttatatcctgtatattcctcatattatatattatatactctccggccgtataactaatcccgtccttataacccgttatatactgtatattcctcatattatatattatatactctcccccgtataactaatcccgtccttataacccgttatatcctgtatattcctcatattatatattatatactctccatcccgcataactaatcccgtccttataacccgttatatccctgtatattcctcatattatatattatatactctcccccgtataactaatcctgtccttataacccgttatatcctgtatattcctcatattatatattatatactctccggccgtataactaatcccgtccttataacccgttatatccctgtatattcctcatattatatattatatactctccccgtataactaatcccgtccttataacccgttatatccctgtatattcctcatattatatattatatactctccccccgtataactaatcccgtccttataacccgttatatccctgtatattcctcatattatatattatatactctccggccgaataactaatcctgtccttataacccgttatatccctgtatattcctcatattatatattatatactctccggctgtataactaatcccgtctttataacccattatttcctgtatattcctcatattatatattatatactctcccccgtataactaatcccgtccttataacccgttatatccctgtatattcctcatattatatattatatactctccggctgtataactaatcccgtctttataacccattatttcctgtatattcctcatattatatattatatactctcccccgtataactaatcccgtccttataacccgttatatccctgtatattcctcatattatatattatatactctccggctgtataactaatcccgtctttataacccattatttcctgtatattcctcatattatatattatatactctccccccgtataactaatcccgtccttataacccgttatatcgctgtatattcctcatattatatattatatactctcctcccgtataactaatcccgtccttataacccattatacccctgtatattcctcatattatatattatatactctccccccgtataactaatcccgtgcttataacccgttatatccctgtatattcctcatattatatattatatactctcccccgtataactaatcccgtccttataacccgttatatcctgtatattcctcatattatatattatatactctccggccgtataactaatctcgTCCTTTTAACCCGTTACATCTTGCATGGTTGGAGGTCTAAACCTGCCAAGCTGCCCAGTGgtcattttatatatctatatccttcaGCCTTGTGTACTCTTTTCTGCTGCCATCTTGGTTGGCTGAGTGGAACGAACATGTCCATCATGGTCTTTATTAAATCCATGCTTACGTTGGAACCCTTCAACTCCACTTGATATAATTGGGTGACAAAGTTGTCCTAAAGTTTGTGAGCACTGAGTTCTTGTCTGTGTATGGATTAAGCCGCTCCATGAACACATTCCTTGATAATGGAAGATAAATTAGACCCTTGGAAGAGCTTAATGACCCTTTTTCCAGCAACGCCTTCAGATAAGAGGGTCCTGCAGACTCTCAAGTAGATGATAAGGACCAGAAGGTTTGACTAAGTCCCTGGAATATTGAACAAGCGCATTTCAATAAgaaagaaaccctggagtcataggcgtaaggggaacatgaccctgccagcactacaggacggtgcacatggtattagggcaggaaagggttaactcagcaagggttagcacgaggtgagaatgcacagggaacgagggggaagtcacaaggaacgtgactgtagggggaaggggacagggctataaagcccctctaagcacacgtgcaaggggcaattactgaacaccacaggagcagtttcccgcccgccctccctctttttgtcttttgctttgtgtttttgttttggctttgtgtgttttttctttccccctttccctctttctttttgcaggatccgttttctttgctgtggcggaggagttccctggagaagtttgaatgataatgggagtggcaagttgatggttttggttagaggttagagttaatgccctccctgtacaggattaaccaaagcgttaaggtggagctcccctatccgacccgcggtcgcttgggcgattgtggtatccggcggaaggggtagtgtgaagccattgttttgtgtttaggttgggaaccctcagctgtttgtacacaggtgtacagaagactgtatagtatttatacagaagttattattaaagtgtttttacaataatttataagatgttaaataaagttatgtcgagacatttgttaaataaatgtctcggccttttctaaatccaatcctgctggtgtctgtctcttatttcgggtttgagaaatggggaaccgcctgggtatgggcagtgcaagggtcaagGGGAGCTTTCCATTTAATCCTCCAGTGTCCTGCTTTTTTTTACGGGACTCCTAATTGCTgtaatttatagtttttttttacattccttttaaaattctctctctctacaGGAGCGCGACATTCCATGTTCATTAAATGTCTAAACAACATCCTTAAGCATTTTAAGTAGGGGTCATATATCCGATTATTTTCTAAGTATTTCTGGCGGGATATTATGTTTAGGTGGGAAACGGACATTATTTTGGGACGGGGTTCTTTCTCTTCTCCTCTACACTGTCTATAAGACAGTAAACCTTTTTCAGGCTGTGGGTGAACCTGCGCAGTCCAGGACTGGAACCTGCTTCCTACTCAACATCAGGTGGTTTTTAATAAaccataaacatatctgggaactctttgGCCTGGAGAACTCTGGGAGAAGGGGCGTCCCttcggttctccgggtcaacacccaaatccactgtgttgcgggagcgggttcTTGACAAGCCCAGCTTCCCGACCCCTTTTACCCTTTAAATGAGGATCGGCCATCAACGCCAGCGGGAACGGTGAAGGGTAGGCCCGAAtcttcccaggtatgaccataAAGTGCCCGTAACGCACCACATTAGGTGCTGAGCATCATGAGTGGCCATATCCGGGAACTTTCAGGCTCCAGCTAGCCGGAGATCTCCCTTCTTGGGCTGGGTTGGCGGTCCCGCTGCCGATGCAGGAAAACTGTTGTGGTTGGAGGGAGTGGGGGTCCTCACCAAAGACCTGGAGACCCGCTGACGTGGTGTCTCACCTGACTCTCCGGGCATTTGGAATATcctcataggcgtacagaggccctttatcactcccatcactcctgtgttccaatggccctttatcactcccatcactcctgtgttccaatggccctttatcactcccatcactcctgtgttccaatggccctttatcactcccatcactcctgtgtttcaatggccctttatcactcccatcactcctgtgttccaatggccctttatcactcccatcactcctgtgttccaatggccctttatcactcccatcactcctgtgttccaatggccctttatcactcccatcactcctgtgttccaacggccctttatcactcccatcactcctgtgttccaatggccctttatcactcccatcactcctgtgttccaatggccctttatcactcccatcactcctgtgttccaatggccctttatcactcccatcacccctgggttccaatggcatggAAAATGCCATGTTTTTGCCTTTTGATGAATGAGAAAAAATGAGCAGACGGGAGGGTGTGTTGTTACCTTATGGCCATCTGAGACTGCGAAGCGGCGCTTTGTGCAAGGTGGGCAAATCGTCCCTTTCTGCTCATCTTGGTACCGGCCATGCGTCTTCTTCTCCTAGCCACAGACCCCAATATTTTAGGTGTCCAAATCGGGCTTAGCCATCCAcgtaataatgtttttatataccaCCTGGCTTTTGATCTATACGTTATGCTAGGCAGATTTATATATCGTTCAAATTTTGATGAATACAAGGTATCTGTGACAGCATACCATTATATGCCTCATTGTGATAGGAGTTGTGCCGGTGGCCCTTTGCCAGACTTGGTTTTGATATAAAGCAGTGACTCATACGGACAGCCTGTTCCTTCCTTCCCGTTCTTATTCCGAAGCGCACATTATTAGAGTCTCTCTTGTGCTGGCCTGTCTGAGCCGGCGTTGCCACATGCAGTAGCCATATTATTGGGGCTTTAGATTGCCCCCCCGAGTCGCATgctgccagccctcccatgGTGTGTTGTCACGTATAGGCCGGCCCTCAACACGTGTGTAGTGGCTTTACATCATGTCATGATGTCATTTAGCGGACCAGTAACACAGACAGGCCATGGCTGGGCTCAGTCCTGAATCCATTGTTGTCCCAAAGCCCAGTGACGCGCATGCAGAGAAACCAGACTGAAAATAGGAGACAGGAGATAAAATTTCTGAGATCGAAGGATCACAGCTGGCAACACCGATCGATGCGACAAAAATATCACCCCTTTAAGGCTCtccctttattttttctgtagatTTTTAGTTGCATCCCATTTCCCCTTCTAACCGCcatatttctttgaaaaataatggtgggaaaggagagaaaatgaTGGGGGTTCGGAAACAGACCTCGGAGAAACGTAAAACTTGCTCCCAGTTCCATTCATTGTATCCGTGCGACTGGTTTTACTGGGAaatggatgggggggggggagagggacgTTAAACACGagtcctgtttttcctgctttttgAACCCGTTTTTAAGAAGGGATTTTCAACACTGGCTGAGAGAAAAGCCCAAATTCCTGTTTTGGCGTTTAGTCCAAAGCGTTGGTTGACACATTAGTCCCGAGGGGCCGGCCTGGCCGGCGGGTCGCGccgtgttatattttttttaccggaTAATGTAACGCACATTACCCTTTTTTTGTTCAGCGGCAACTCGACTCCGAAAAACTCCACCAGGGATTTCTCCAAAAGCCGCGGCTTTTCTCGTTTTGGAGAGCGTTGCGGCTTTCCAGGAAAGATTTACAAGGTGTAATAAGTCATCTATTAATTGGGAATTCTAAGCGCTTACGAGCCCATAACATCACAAGGGTGCTTTCCTCGTCCGCGGCCAAACGTCTGCCGAGGGCGCCATGGAGGGTTGAAGAACATTGTGAATAGCCGGGATTCGTTTCGGGTTggctcatacctcccaagtatccTTCTTTGGGGCCCCCAAACCCATGTTCccccccctttttcctcccctgatgcccctctttcctccctggaGGAATTCATTTAAGTTATTAACCCATTTGCTGCTGTTTCTATAGAGATTTTAacctattgttttatatggcaccatcatattccgtagcgctgtacaatgggaaaaCGGGACATAAGTATTATATGACATACTAATTTGcccaaaggagcttacaatctattgacTTTTAGGGCTATAGAGCCCTGTGCTAGCCTTATGTAGgtgcttaaaatatttttggaaaatatatatattttttttaacccttttctagGACAATTGGGTTGATGTgactaaggaaaaaaaaataagatttgttgtttctatatttaacaaagttcctttttttctgttttctgttcCCATTTTTTCGATGCTTCAAAtgctcagtaaaaaaaaaaaagcaggacaaaaaaataccgttttttttttgtgtgaatgcCCGTGGTAAGAATTCCCTATGAGAAATGGTAAGATGACCTTATTCTTATAGATTTCCTACCCCCCCAGCGATGACGACGACAGCGACGATTCCGAGGGAGAAAATCAAGAACTTGCGCAGATTGACAAAGGTAAGGTGAGGGATCCGTGTCTCCAAGGAAGGGCTGTAGAGgtctatttaattattatttattattattatttattattattaatattatcttctATGTCATAGTCTTCATGGTTTCGGGGGATGTGGCAGGGgccaaaatggaaataaaacaagCCACAAATTTGTGCGCTCCacgtttaaatactttttttcaaacatatgtatatatatatatatatatataattgcaaatacacatacaaatattgttgttggtttttgtcTGCCATTACATTTACCGGTATGTAGATGTTTTTTGCAAATCAACTTATAATAATTGccaatgtttcctttttttgaaaatctctctctcacactcacactcacactctctctctcactctgtcaTAAATATTGGGTGTGCATTTTCGCAGCGCTTCCATGTGAATTCAGTCCTTTTTATCATCATccagtcatttttatttatttgatatatttctGTTGTGTCTCTATGGGCTGGACAGGGGCTGCGCATGAGCCTCGAGCGTTGGGGATTTTCTTCGGGTCCTCTCtaaagctattatcacaaatatctgAGGCTGCGTGTTAGTTGGGCGACATCACTTTTCTAccgatgtgtatatatatttatttttttttaacatttttttttatttgtaaaatgtttttttgcggAATGACGTTCTCAACACCGTCTGAATACGGCCCCTGGTGAAATAACAAAGTCGCGAGGCTAGTTATTCCGTCACTTTGTGGGTCAGGTTGGTaactttcaccccccccccgggtcaGAAGCCCAGCCAACAGCCTCTGTTATATAGTAGCCGCCCGGACTGGCTATCGGGCAGAGAAGGCACATGATTATTGGACCAGTGGGTTTGTAAAATAGCCTGAAACACCGATCACTTTTACTTAATGCGGCCCAGACAGCCGGCTCAGGCTTGGACCAAACCCTCTAACCGCAAGCTTTGGGTCCATTCATGGCTCCATCTATGAACCATCGCAGGCAGGTGAGGAATGCTGGGAAATCTCGTGGCTCTGCTCCTTCCTCACCAACCTGGCCGTTTAACTTATTCCTCCCCTTGTCCTGTCCTGAAATGATTCagacttttattttccaaatgcaAATTTCCCCTCcaagttgtaagccgcttcctgttctctccccgcatTGTTTTAGCGGGCAGCACACGagtctctagcgctagagattgtttccggccgcgcaggtccctccgtaacgctattatcacagatatctctGGGCGACGGGCGATTTATACCCTGTGATGGggcaaaaaaatagaaaaacaatttaaaggggTCCTGTGTTTCttgtaatgtatataatgtcgGGGGGAAACACTTTGAACTCATCGCATGCCGctcttttctctcttatttGTATCAGAAAGAAGACGGGATTGTATTTTGACGCCGTTGGCAACGAACCAGCTGCAGAACCAGGAGAACCAGTGCTGCAAAGTGCGTGCGTTATTCCACCCCGGCCTGGACCGCCATAGCTCCGAGGAGGAGCTGGAGCGAATCAGCAGGGAGTTTGCCGCAGAGAAACGCAAGTGGTCTCAGGTCAGCAGACTAAGTTGCCATAGCGACAACACTTCATCCAGCGACGAGGAGGTGAAGCACCTTTGCGGGGTGTCCGTCCGGTCTGTGGAGCAGACAGATGGGCTGCGTGGCACTTCCAGTCCCGTTCTGTTCAGTGCCTCCCCTCCCAAAAGACTGCAGCCCCTGCCCCGAAACCCGACCTCTCGCCCCCTAATATTCACTAGTATGGGAGCCAGCTTCGACCAAGGAATGCCATGTAAACGACACAGACACGGGTATGGAGACAAGACCAGCAGGCCCAGTCTGGACTTAGAGAAGATGCAACAGGTGGGTCAAAAGAAACGTACATCTCCTGCACCCACCCCACCTTCATCACcattcaaacgtttggggtcacttagaaacttccttgttttagaaagaaaagctaattttgtccattaaaataacatgaaatggatgagaaatccagcgcagacggggttaatgttgtaaatgaaaacggctgatttttaatggaatctcttcataggcgtacaaaggccctttatcactcctgtgttccaatggccctttatcactcccatcactcctgtgttccaatggccctttatcactcccatcactcctgtgttccaatggccctttatcactcccatcactcctgtgtaccaatagccctttatcactcccatcactcctgtgttccaatggccctttatcactcccatcactcctgggttccaatggccttttatcactcccatcactcctgtgctccaatggccctttatcactcccatcactcctgggttccaatagccctttatcactcctatcactcctgtgttccaatggccctttatcactcccatcactcctgtgttctaatggccctttatcactcccatcactcctgtgttcaaatggccctttatcactcccatcactcctgtgtaccaatagccctttatcactcccatcactcctgtgttccaatggccctctatcactcccatcactcctgtgttctaatggccctttatcactcccatcactcctgtgttccaatggccctttatcactcccatcactcctgtgttcaaatggccctttatcactcccatcactcctgtgttccaatggccctttatcactcccatcgctcttgtgttccagtggccctttattactcccatcactcctgtggcAGGCACGTGTAACAGTCACGTAGCCCCTTGCACTACTGTCTGTAGACCCCAATAATATAAGGAATAAACGGATGTAAGAAGAATAAAGATATCTGGCTGTGGACTGTCTCGCTCCCCGAGAGTCTGCAGCCGGAGAGAGTGTTCAGTGACGCCTCGCATTGACTCCCCGGGATGGGGGCTGATGTCAGGCCGCTGGAATGAATCTACTTCCTTCCTCATTACGTTCAaatcaaacacacattttagcGATGGGACCTTTCATCAAACCCTTTGATACGTTTTATATCCCGTGCCAGCCGATGAGACGCTGGAGACTGCGCTAATACGAGCCGGTGGCGGTGACCAACTCCTAACTTTCCGGAGACTGTCTGATCCTAGCTACAATCTGAGTGCATTATCCCTTTACTGGatctctttaaccctttccaccaGATCCCTCTACCATTTATCTGGTAACATGGTTGATAGATGTTAAGATCCTCCATTACTGCTCAGTTAATATCAATGATGTATTCAGGCCAAGgcttagggtggcaggtccaatGGTGGGGGGGCAGAAAAGCAGGGGGCAGATCCCCCTCTTGGCGATCCGTACACTGTTTTTAGGTCACGGCGAGCTGGGATATGACGTCAAGAGCAGCAT contains:
- the LOC128483730 gene encoding uncharacterized protein LOC128483730; the protein is MLKVLTKKLRNQSLSEIQLKISYPPSDDDDSDDSEGENQELAQIDKERRRDCILTPLATNQLQNQENQCCKVRALFHPGLDRHSSEEELERISREFAAEKRKWSQVSRLSCHSDNTSSSDEEVKHLCGVSVRSVEQTDGLRGTSSPVLFSASPPKRLQPLPRNPTSRPLIFTSMGASFDQGMPCKRHRHGYGDKTSRPSLDLEKMQQKMLLKKSCGSKTRVIKIRNISGARQSPHYVYDPAMFAFRSLSTVKSISPLVPVEEPSRAY